Proteins encoded in a region of the Marinococcus sp. PL1-022 genome:
- a CDS encoding penicillin-binding protein 2 has product MASRKNKKPSIPFRLNVLFFAVFILFSILILRLGYVQIVEGDTYEEDVNETASTSASRVDAPRGIMYDRNGTELVDNNLILTLTYTNQRSYEDEERIQTAEELAELIEFDEEETDRDSMPERNLQDYWLLTRENEAEELVSDKEEQRLMENGKDPYDVQLDRITEEQLNDISDEELEVVAIWSEMISGYYDSPQRVKRDLTEGEATAISARLDELEGVDVTRDFRRDYQYTQAFQSLYGKVGSIPEETVTEFLAKGYQRSDEVGQSFLEQYYEDTLRGKKGTVSGEDDDAEETNNGSRGNDLVLSIDMDLQQEVQTILDNQMAQSEGSFPNDQQAYVTAIDPNTGEILAMNGYDNQLGNITNTYEMGSTIKPATGMIGLQEEVITEDTKINDRPINLPGPGGDVSSSHEIGTIDVVGAIQESSNVFMSEIAMRLMDYEYGVSDGFNDEKVDEAYVTMRDYYHQFGLGVETSVDLPSEATGLNAGKDVPGSLLFFSFGQLDTYTPLQLAQYSATIASDGKRMEPHLVKEIREPNRNTDEMGAVLHQFEPNMLNRVNIDKEYFDIAQEGMYDVVNTELGTADSYFTDVNMEIAGKTGTAERSVRRESDDEVVKVNNQTFIAYGPYEDPEIAIAVVVPNTYSSDNGGRSGIANSIAADTMQAYVNLKEERPGAGSGQDENEEDGGNAEDSDEDEEETGGGEEEQ; this is encoded by the coding sequence GTGGCTTCCAGAAAAAATAAAAAACCTTCCATTCCTTTTCGGTTGAACGTTCTTTTTTTCGCTGTCTTCATATTGTTTTCAATATTAATACTGCGTCTTGGATACGTTCAGATCGTTGAAGGGGATACGTATGAAGAGGACGTGAATGAAACGGCTTCCACCTCAGCGAGCCGTGTCGATGCCCCGCGCGGGATTATGTATGACCGCAATGGAACGGAGCTGGTGGACAATAATCTTATTCTGACGTTAACGTATACAAACCAGAGAAGCTATGAGGATGAAGAACGCATCCAGACGGCTGAAGAACTGGCTGAACTGATTGAATTTGATGAAGAGGAAACAGATCGTGACAGCATGCCGGAAAGAAACCTGCAGGACTACTGGCTTTTAACGCGCGAAAATGAAGCGGAGGAGCTTGTCTCAGACAAAGAAGAACAGCGGCTGATGGAAAACGGCAAAGATCCATATGACGTACAGCTTGACCGGATTACAGAAGAGCAATTGAATGACATCAGCGATGAAGAGCTGGAGGTCGTAGCGATCTGGAGTGAAATGATTTCCGGATACTATGATTCGCCGCAGCGCGTCAAACGGGACTTGACAGAAGGAGAGGCCACAGCGATCAGCGCGCGTCTCGATGAACTGGAGGGCGTGGATGTAACCAGGGACTTCCGGCGTGATTACCAGTACACGCAGGCCTTTCAGAGCCTTTACGGGAAGGTGGGATCAATTCCTGAAGAAACGGTAACCGAGTTTCTTGCTAAAGGGTATCAGCGTTCCGATGAGGTCGGTCAGAGCTTTCTCGAGCAATACTATGAAGACACGCTGAGGGGCAAAAAAGGAACCGTCAGCGGTGAGGATGATGACGCTGAGGAAACGAACAACGGAAGCCGTGGTAATGACCTCGTGCTGTCGATTGACATGGATCTGCAGCAGGAAGTGCAGACAATACTTGATAATCAGATGGCACAGTCGGAAGGCTCATTTCCAAACGATCAGCAGGCATATGTGACTGCGATCGACCCGAACACGGGGGAAATACTTGCCATGAATGGCTATGACAACCAGCTGGGAAATATAACAAATACGTATGAGATGGGTTCGACGATCAAGCCGGCGACAGGCATGATTGGTCTCCAGGAGGAAGTCATTACAGAAGATACGAAAATCAACGACAGGCCGATTAACCTTCCTGGTCCAGGGGGAGACGTCAGTTCTTCTCATGAAATCGGTACGATAGATGTTGTCGGCGCCATTCAGGAATCCTCCAACGTGTTCATGTCCGAAATTGCGATGCGGCTGATGGATTATGAATATGGAGTCAGTGATGGTTTTAATGACGAAAAAGTGGATGAGGCATATGTGACGATGAGAGACTACTACCATCAGTTCGGGCTTGGGGTGGAAACCAGCGTCGATCTGCCGTCAGAAGCTACCGGTTTAAATGCTGGGAAAGATGTGCCAGGCAGCTTGTTGTTCTTCTCCTTCGGCCAGCTGGATACGTACACGCCGCTGCAGCTGGCACAGTATTCCGCGACTATTGCTTCGGACGGCAAACGGATGGAGCCGCACCTGGTGAAAGAAATCCGTGAACCTAACCGCAATACCGATGAAATGGGAGCGGTGCTTCACCAGTTTGAACCGAACATGCTGAACCGGGTTAATATTGACAAAGAATACTTTGATATTGCCCAGGAGGGCATGTACGACGTGGTAAACACCGAGCTTGGAACCGCGGACAGCTATTTCACCGATGTAAATATGGAAATTGCCGGTAAAACCGGTACGGCTGAGCGAAGTGTCCGCAGGGAAAGTGATGATGAAGTAGTAAAGGTAAACAACCAGACCTTTATCGCCTACGGGCCGTATGAAGATCCGGAGATTGCGATTGCGGTAGTTGTCCCTAACACTTATTCAAGTGATAATGGCGGGCGCTCAGGTATTGCCAACAGCATTGCCGCTGATACAATGCAGGCATATGTGAATCTTAAAGAGGAACGTCCGGGCGCTGGAAGCGGCCAGGATGAGAATGAAGAAGACGGCGGGAACGCGGAAGACAGTGACGAAGATGAGGAAGAAACCGGGGGCGGCGAAGAAGAACAGTAA
- a CDS encoding superoxide dismutase — protein MSTHQLPDLPFAPNALEPHIDEQTMNIHHDKHHNTYVTKLNSALENHSDLQNKSVDELISDLNAVPEDIRTAVRNNGGGHSNHSIFWKLLSPNGGGEPKGEVADAIKSKWGSFDKFKEAFGATATGRFGSGWAWLVLNNGELELMDTLNQDSPIMEGKTPLLGLDVWEHAYYLKYQNRRPDYVAAFWNVVNWDEVEKNYQEAK, from the coding sequence ATGAGTACACATCAACTACCAGATCTACCTTTTGCACCAAACGCATTAGAGCCTCATATCGATGAGCAGACAATGAACATTCACCATGATAAACACCATAACACGTATGTAACAAAATTAAATTCAGCCTTGGAAAATCACAGCGACCTTCAAAACAAAAGCGTTGATGAACTGATCAGCGATTTGAACGCTGTTCCTGAGGATATCCGCACCGCAGTAAGAAACAACGGCGGCGGCCATTCCAACCACTCCATCTTCTGGAAGCTTCTCAGCCCTAACGGCGGCGGCGAACCAAAAGGCGAAGTGGCAGATGCCATTAAGAGCAAATGGGGAAGCTTTGACAAATTCAAAGAAGCATTCGGCGCGACAGCTACCGGACGTTTTGGTTCCGGCTGGGCATGGCTCGTATTAAATAACGGCGAGCTTGAGCTTATGGATACGCTCAACCAGGATTCCCCGATCATGGAAGGCAAAACGCCTCTCCTCGGCCTCGACGTCTGGGAGCACGCGTATTACCTGAAGTATCAAAACCGTCGTCCGGATTATGTAGCAGCATTCTGGAATGTTGTAAACTGGGACGAAGTTGAAAAGAACTATCAGGAAGCTAAATAA
- a CDS encoding DUF456 domain-containing protein produces the protein MEFIWYLLGIACYALALVAVVYPILPGGIFHAAAALLFALGYGFTDIGVVYWVIQAVIAVLLFVIDYAANYYGIQRSGGTKYGIWGSLIGLVVGPFIIPVAGILIGALAGAVIGELIGGQKSWKQLGKIGVGSVGGFIASVVIKGGILLVNAIYIIIILV, from the coding sequence ATGGAATTTATCTGGTATTTGCTGGGGATTGCCTGCTACGCGCTGGCGCTTGTCGCGGTTGTTTATCCGATTCTGCCGGGCGGGATTTTTCACGCAGCAGCTGCGCTTTTGTTTGCACTGGGCTACGGATTTACGGATATCGGTGTTGTATACTGGGTGATACAGGCGGTTATTGCTGTGCTGCTGTTTGTAATTGATTACGCGGCTAACTATTATGGAATCCAGCGGAGCGGTGGTACCAAATACGGCATTTGGGGGAGCCTGATCGGACTGGTCGTCGGCCCGTTTATTATCCCGGTCGCCGGTATTCTGATCGGCGCGCTTGCCGGAGCCGTTATTGGAGAGTTAATTGGTGGCCAGAAATCGTGGAAACAGCTTGGTAAAATTGGTGTGGGATCTGTTGGCGGGTTTATCGCAAGCGTTGTTATAAAGGGCGGTATATTGCTAGTGAACGCCATTTATATTATAATAATTCTTGTTTAA
- a CDS encoding Na/Pi cotransporter family protein, whose product MDIQTILFTFFGGLGIFLFGIKYMGDGLQKIAGDRLRDLLDKFTSNPFMGVLVGIIVTILIQSSSGTTVLTVGLVSAGFMTLRQAIGVIMGANVGTTVTAFIIGIKLEEYALPIIFIGTVMIFFFKNKKVSNIGQTFFGFGSLFFGLSLMGDGVAPLEELPAFNDLTISMSNNPLLGLLVGVIFTVGLQSSSATIGLLQELYTQNAISLDAALPILFGDNIGTTVTAVIAAIGASVAAKRTALTHVIFNLIGATIVLILLVPYTAFISFLQDALNLNQPMTIAFAHGIFNISNVIIQLPFVGALAYIVTKLVPGSDEEIEYKPKHLDPSFIYQSPAIALDQAKLETLRMADYAGRGLRKSESYLETKNKKDAEKIVRYEEAINNLDKDITDYLIGISARSLSKENSRKHSVVMDTVRDIERVGDHMENVMELVDYQLTNKVTLSEEAYKDLNEMFTLTISTFNRAVEALEKDDYEIAQQVARQEEDIDKMERKLRKKHILRLNEGRCSGSAGIVFVDMISNLERIGDHSVNIAETVLDDREVS is encoded by the coding sequence TTGGATATTCAAACGATTTTGTTTACTTTTTTTGGTGGTTTGGGGATATTCCTGTTCGGAATCAAATACATGGGCGACGGCCTGCAGAAAATTGCTGGCGACAGGCTCCGGGATCTTCTGGATAAATTCACTTCCAACCCATTTATGGGCGTGCTGGTTGGGATTATCGTAACTATACTTATTCAATCAAGCTCTGGAACTACAGTACTTACAGTCGGTCTTGTCAGCGCAGGCTTTATGACACTGCGGCAGGCAATCGGCGTTATTATGGGGGCAAATGTCGGAACAACGGTAACGGCATTTATTATCGGGATTAAACTCGAAGAATATGCTCTTCCAATCATATTTATTGGTACAGTAATGATCTTTTTCTTTAAAAACAAAAAAGTAAGCAACATAGGACAAACCTTTTTCGGCTTTGGTTCCCTGTTTTTCGGACTTTCACTTATGGGGGACGGAGTGGCACCGCTCGAAGAACTGCCGGCATTTAACGATTTAACCATCAGCATGAGTAACAATCCGCTGTTGGGATTATTGGTAGGGGTCATCTTTACAGTAGGACTGCAGAGTTCCTCGGCGACGATCGGACTGCTTCAGGAGCTGTATACCCAGAATGCTATATCGCTCGACGCCGCACTTCCAATCCTGTTCGGGGATAATATAGGTACAACTGTAACGGCGGTTATTGCAGCTATTGGTGCTTCCGTGGCAGCAAAGCGTACAGCCTTGACGCACGTTATCTTTAATCTGATCGGTGCGACGATCGTACTCATTCTGCTTGTTCCGTATACGGCTTTTATTAGTTTTTTGCAGGATGCGCTCAATTTAAACCAGCCGATGACGATTGCGTTTGCTCACGGTATATTTAACATCTCAAACGTAATTATCCAGCTGCCGTTTGTAGGGGCTCTTGCGTATATAGTGACCAAGCTCGTCCCTGGAAGTGACGAAGAGATTGAATATAAGCCGAAGCATCTGGATCCAAGCTTTATTTACCAGTCTCCGGCGATCGCTTTGGACCAGGCGAAGCTCGAAACACTCCGGATGGCCGATTATGCGGGAAGAGGCTTAAGGAAAAGTGAAAGCTATCTGGAAACAAAAAATAAAAAAGATGCTGAAAAGATTGTGCGGTATGAAGAAGCAATCAACAACCTGGATAAAGATATTACGGATTATTTGATCGGTATTTCCGCGCGTTCCCTGTCTAAAGAAAATTCACGCAAGCACTCCGTAGTGATGGACACCGTCCGTGATATTGAACGCGTCGGCGACCATATGGAAAACGTGATGGAGCTTGTGGACTATCAGCTGACCAACAAAGTGACGCTTTCAGAAGAAGCGTACAAGGATTTAAATGAAATGTTCACGCTGACGATCAGCACATTTAACCGTGCAGTTGAAGCACTTGAAAAAGATGATTATGAAATTGCCCAGCAGGTTGCCAGGCAGGAAGAAGACATCGATAAAATGGAGCGGAAACTGCGTAAAAAACACATACTCCGCCTGAATGAAGGACGATGCTCCGGCTCTGCAGGTATTGTGTTTGTGGACATGATCAGTAATCTTGAACGGATCGGCGACCATTCAGTGAATATTGCTGAAACGGTACTGGATGACCGGGAAGTGTCATAA
- a CDS encoding NfeD family protein has protein sequence MEWLANPSIGFIVVFLGTMFLISEFLVKSKSLFFILGTAFMVLFFSYHLEGAAGIWVLVLYAAGLGLILLDGKLIGDGTVSIVGLLLMGVSIAVPTPTIIYGVLVIFGFLAGAIAAMFFLKVFPRRDLWSKLMLKDSLTSEQGYNSMNQTYGGLVGKTGTTVTPFRPTGTVEIEGERYSATSGDQWLNAEEEIEVMSVDGTRIRVKRLEKAVKEQ, from the coding sequence ATGGAATGGTTAGCGAACCCGAGTATAGGCTTTATTGTCGTTTTTCTTGGGACGATGTTTTTAATCTCGGAATTTCTTGTGAAGTCCAAAAGCTTATTTTTTATTCTGGGAACAGCTTTTATGGTCTTATTCTTTTCCTACCATCTTGAAGGGGCAGCCGGCATCTGGGTGCTTGTACTGTATGCAGCCGGGCTTGGGCTGATCCTGCTTGACGGCAAGCTTATTGGAGACGGGACTGTCTCTATTGTAGGGCTCCTGTTAATGGGAGTATCCATCGCTGTACCAACACCCACTATTATATACGGGGTACTCGTTATTTTCGGCTTTTTGGCCGGCGCCATTGCAGCGATGTTTTTCCTCAAGGTTTTCCCGCGGCGGGACCTGTGGTCAAAGCTGATGCTAAAGGACAGTTTGACGAGCGAACAGGGCTATAACTCAATGAACCAGACATACGGAGGACTGGTCGGTAAAACGGGGACCACCGTTACTCCGTTCCGCCCGACTGGTACGGTTGAGATCGAGGGAGAGCGTTACAGTGCTACAAGCGGCGATCAGTGGCTGAATGCTGAAGAGGAAATTGAAGTAATGTCTGTGGATGGTACGCGCATCCGGGTCAAGCGCCTTGAAAAGGCTGTAAAAGAACAGTAA
- a CDS encoding DUF1002 domain-containing protein, translating to MKWWQQTLAAGVVTLGVLGVSQEASADAAAGDVTVTLGQDLSSEQRSSLLEEMDVTEGEVPVVEVTNEEEYQYLGDYLSSSEIGSRALSSAKITAVENGGGIDIETNKIDTVTEGMYANALATAGVEDAEVYVTAPFEVSGTAALTGILKAYEQQNNVNISEDQKQVANEEIAKTSELGEDIGKEEATTLITQIKQEINNTEINNTEDIRVIVQNVSGDMNIELSEEQTDELVSLFDRMQNLNIDWSQMEKQLDKASENIDSFVNSEDTQNFLSRVVAFLEQMLDSVQGWFNSDSGESA from the coding sequence ATGAAGTGGTGGCAGCAGACATTAGCAGCCGGGGTAGTTACGTTAGGGGTTCTTGGGGTGAGCCAGGAGGCGTCTGCAGACGCTGCAGCAGGAGATGTAACAGTGACACTCGGCCAGGATCTGTCTTCAGAGCAAAGAAGTTCGCTGCTTGAAGAAATGGATGTAACTGAAGGGGAAGTACCGGTGGTCGAGGTTACAAACGAAGAAGAATACCAATATCTCGGAGATTATTTAAGCAGCTCTGAAATCGGTTCGCGCGCGCTCTCCTCTGCGAAAATTACTGCAGTTGAAAACGGCGGGGGTATCGATATTGAAACGAATAAAATAGATACGGTTACAGAAGGAATGTATGCAAATGCGCTGGCAACAGCGGGCGTAGAGGACGCAGAGGTTTACGTGACGGCTCCGTTTGAGGTATCCGGGACGGCCGCGCTGACCGGGATTTTAAAGGCCTACGAACAGCAGAACAATGTGAACATATCCGAGGATCAAAAGCAGGTGGCAAATGAAGAGATTGCCAAAACATCTGAGCTCGGCGAAGATATTGGAAAAGAAGAAGCAACAACACTGATTACACAAATCAAGCAGGAAATAAACAACACGGAGATCAATAACACGGAGGATATCCGGGTCATTGTGCAAAATGTTTCAGGCGATATGAATATTGAACTGAGCGAAGAGCAGACAGATGAGCTTGTCTCCTTATTCGACCGGATGCAGAACTTAAATATTGACTGGTCACAGATGGAGAAGCAGCTTGATAAAGCTTCGGAAAACATCGACAGCTTTGTAAACAGTGAAGATACGCAGAATTTCCTTTCGCGCGTTGTTGCTTTCCTCGAGCAGATGCTTGATTCTGTCCAGGGATGGTTTAACAGCGACTCCGGGGAATCGGCATAA
- the ispG gene encoding flavodoxin-dependent (E)-4-hydroxy-3-methylbut-2-enyl-diphosphate synthase — MSQITHRSETRAVKVGNVTIGGSNEVVVQSMTTTKTHDVEATVAEIHRLEEAGCQIVRVACPQMRDAEAIPKIKQRINIPLVVDIHFDYKMALKAIEGGADKIRINPGNIGKREKVEEVVEAAKAKGIPIRIGVNAGSLEKRILDKYGYPTADGMVESALYHISILEELGFYDIIVSMKASDVHLAIEAYEKAAQAFSYPLHLGITESGTQFAGTVKSSAGLGAILSKGIGSTLRISLSADPVEEVKVGRELLKTFGLASNAATLISCPTCGRIEIDLISIANDVEEYISTIKAPIKVAVLGCAVNGPGEAREADIGIAGAKGEGLLFRHGEIIRKVPEETMVEELKIEVDKIAEEHYAKEAEKEREAKEKELTN, encoded by the coding sequence ATGAGCCAAATAACCCACCGCAGCGAAACCCGAGCAGTCAAAGTAGGTAATGTGACGATCGGTGGAAGTAACGAAGTAGTAGTACAAAGCATGACCACAACAAAAACTCACGATGTGGAAGCGACCGTCGCGGAAATCCACCGCCTTGAAGAAGCCGGATGCCAGATTGTCCGTGTCGCATGCCCACAGATGAGGGATGCTGAAGCAATTCCGAAAATTAAACAGCGCATTAACATTCCGCTCGTTGTCGATATTCATTTCGACTATAAGATGGCCTTAAAAGCCATTGAAGGCGGCGCCGATAAAATCCGGATCAATCCCGGTAACATCGGAAAGCGGGAAAAAGTAGAAGAGGTTGTTGAGGCAGCCAAAGCCAAGGGTATTCCAATCCGTATCGGCGTAAACGCCGGGTCCCTCGAAAAACGGATCCTTGATAAATACGGATATCCAACTGCAGACGGAATGGTCGAAAGTGCTCTCTACCATATTTCTATCCTTGAAGAGCTCGGCTTTTACGATATTATCGTTTCGATGAAGGCCTCAGACGTGCATCTGGCTATTGAAGCTTATGAAAAAGCGGCCCAGGCATTCAGCTACCCGCTTCACCTGGGAATCACTGAATCAGGCACTCAATTCGCAGGCACAGTCAAAAGCTCCGCCGGTCTCGGGGCTATACTAAGTAAAGGAATTGGAAGCACGCTTCGTATTTCGCTCAGTGCGGACCCGGTAGAGGAAGTGAAAGTTGGACGCGAGCTGCTGAAAACATTCGGCCTTGCCTCCAACGCCGCGACGCTTATCTCATGCCCGACATGCGGACGTATTGAAATTGATCTGATCAGCATCGCCAATGATGTGGAGGAATATATTTCCACCATCAAAGCTCCGATTAAAGTAGCCGTGCTCGGCTGCGCAGTTAACGGTCCCGGCGAAGCAAGAGAAGCCGATATCGGTATTGCCGGTGCAAAGGGTGAAGGCCTTCTTTTCCGCCACGGGGAAATCATCCGGAAGGTTCCGGAGGAAACCATGGTGGAGGAACTGAAGATTGAAGTCGATAAAATTGCTGAAGAGCATTATGCTAAAGAAGCAGAAAAAGAACGGGAAGCTAAAGAAAAAGAGCTGACAAACTAA
- a CDS encoding Fur family transcriptional regulator — MNVTQALNIMKEQGFKYTAKREELLQLFSDERRYLTAKEVLHSLQTNYPGMSVDTVYRNLSLFEEMDILEMTELEGEMHFRFSCSTTAHHHHLICLECGKTREIETCPMDWLNENVDGGFEVTGHKFEIYGLCAECKKAKQKETAPA, encoded by the coding sequence ATGAACGTCACCCAAGCGCTTAATATAATGAAGGAACAGGGATTTAAATATACAGCCAAGCGTGAAGAACTGCTTCAGCTTTTTTCAGATGAAAGACGCTATCTGACTGCAAAGGAAGTGCTGCACTCCCTGCAGACAAATTATCCGGGAATGAGTGTGGATACCGTCTACCGCAACCTGTCTCTGTTTGAAGAAATGGACATTCTCGAAATGACAGAGCTTGAGGGAGAAATGCATTTTCGTTTTTCCTGTTCGACCACGGCCCACCATCATCATCTTATCTGTCTTGAGTGCGGAAAAACGAGAGAAATTGAAACGTGCCCGATGGACTGGCTCAATGAAAATGTCGATGGCGGCTTTGAAGTGACGGGGCATAAATTTGAAATTTACGGACTTTGTGCCGAATGTAAAAAGGCGAAACAAAAGGAAACAGCGCCGGCATAA
- a CDS encoding metal ABC transporter permease, giving the protein MFDMNFVERSIIAAVLIGLTAPLIGSFLVVRRSSLIADSLAHVTLAGVTAGVLAGNLQAFWDINPLYTGFLFAFAGSLIIERVRHTYGGFQELAAPILMAAAVGLSAVFMSVSADGVTEWYGYLFGSVVSVQMEDLWFIGLMTIAALGLLAAFGRELMFLSFDEEMAAAAGIPVKMLNVLLAVLLAIVISASMQVVGVLLAGALITLPAAAAMQWASGFKRMLLIAVIIGEASVAAGVTGSIFFGIASGGGTVVTAALILFVTLALRTWINWKRNRRLKYERHPSA; this is encoded by the coding sequence ATGTTTGATATGAATTTTGTGGAACGAAGCATTATAGCAGCAGTGTTGATTGGCCTGACGGCACCTTTGATCGGCTCGTTTTTAGTCGTGCGCCGGTCCTCACTGATAGCAGATTCTCTTGCTCACGTCACGCTTGCCGGAGTGACAGCAGGAGTGCTTGCCGGTAATCTGCAGGCTTTTTGGGATATCAATCCTTTATATACCGGCTTTTTATTTGCGTTTGCCGGCTCGTTGATCATCGAACGGGTGCGCCATACCTACGGAGGCTTCCAGGAGCTTGCTGCCCCGATTTTAATGGCAGCAGCGGTAGGGCTTAGCGCCGTATTTATGTCTGTATCCGCTGACGGGGTGACGGAATGGTACGGCTATCTGTTTGGAAGCGTCGTTTCCGTGCAGATGGAGGATCTCTGGTTTATCGGATTAATGACGATTGCTGCCCTCGGGCTGCTTGCAGCATTTGGCAGGGAATTGATGTTTCTTTCCTTCGATGAAGAAATGGCAGCAGCAGCCGGAATTCCGGTTAAAATGCTCAATGTGCTGCTTGCCGTTCTGCTGGCGATTGTTATTTCAGCGTCGATGCAGGTGGTCGGTGTACTGCTTGCCGGGGCGTTGATTACGCTTCCGGCAGCGGCAGCGATGCAGTGGGCCTCCGGCTTTAAACGGATGCTTCTGATTGCTGTTATCATTGGGGAAGCCTCCGTGGCAGCCGGGGTGACCGGGTCCATCTTTTTTGGCATTGCTTCTGGCGGAGGCACTGTAGTGACAGCCGCTCTTATACTTTTTGTTACTTTAGCTCTCAGAACTTGGATCAACTGGAAAAGAAACAGGAGGCTAAAATATGAACGTCACCCAAGCGCTTAA